Within the Stenotrophomonas maltophilia genome, the region GGTATAGACCTGCTCGCGGGGTGGCGGACCGGTGCGCTCGGGCCGCTCCATGTCCCACGCCCAGCGCAGCTTGCCGGTGATCGCGTCATAGGCCTGGATCACGCCGGAAGGCGCGTCTCGGCGCTGCCCGTCCAGCACCTGGTGACCGGTGACGATCACGCCGCGCACGATGGCCGGCGGCGAGGTGATCGAGACATAGCCCGGCGGCACCTCGCCCATGTCGAGGGTGATGTCGATCTGGCCGTTGTTGCCGAAATTGACGCACGGCCGACCGCTGTCGGCATCCACTGCGATGATGCGTCCGTCCAGCGTGCCTTCGATGACGCGCGCCCAGCAGGCAGGCCGCGCGCCCGCCGCCGCGCCCGGTCGAACGCTGGGAGGTGGCAGGGGCAAGGCGAGATCGGCAGCCACATCCGCCAATGCCGCATCGGCGAATACCGGCACGGCGGGCTGCTCGTAGTAGGACACCCCACGGCAGGCGGCGGTGTACGGAATGGAGGCGTCCTTCACCTTTGGATCGAACCGCCACAGCGCCTTGCCAGTGCTGGCCTCGAGGGCGATCAGGCGGTTACGTGCCGTGCACAGGTACAGCCGGTCGCCGATCTTCAACGGCGTGGTCTCGGCACCCCAGCGCTTCTTCGGCAGGTCGCCGGTGCGGAACTGCCAGGCCAGTTGCAGGGTAGCCACGTTGGCGGGCGTGATCTGCTGCAGCGGCGAGAAGCGGGTGGCGGCGTTGCTGCGGCCCCAGGCGGGCCAGTCACCCTCGGCGGGCTGGTCGGCCGGCTGCAGGCCGGTGGTGTCGCGGGTCGGCTCCAGGCCTGCGCTGAAGGCTGCTTCCGGGAACGGCGCATGGCCGTCCACGCTGCCGTGCGGACTGAACGCCAGGGCAAACGCGCCGACGAACACCAGCAGCAACACGGCGGCGATGCTGCGCGACAGCCGTTTGGACAGCGGCGCGCGCAACGTCGGCGTCAGCAGCGCCAGAACGATGCCCAGCGCGGTGACCAGCCCCAGCCGTGGCACCCAGCGCCAGTAATCGCTGCCCGATTCCCACCCCGTCCACAGCAGCGTGCCGACGAACACCAGCGCGTACAGCAGCGCACCGCTGCGACGGTTGAGCCACAGCAGAATGCCGCTGGCCAGCAGGCCACAGCCGGCGATGAGGTAATAGGCCGAGCCCCCCAGCTGGAACAGCCATGCACCCAGCCCGCCGATCACCAGGCCCAGGATGACCAGCAGCAGCGACAGGACCGTGACCAGAGGGTGGCGGCGCACAGGCGCCGGCGCGGACTGCGGCGTGGCGGACATCGGCGATCTCCGGGAGCAGCATGCTGCCCTTATCCCACCGCCGCCGTGAAGCGCGTGCGTATTCCATGCTCCCGCATACGACGACGCCGGCACGGGGCCGGCGTCGTCGGGTACCTCGTCAGCGCGACCGGATCACTCCTGCGCGGCATCCTCGCTGCCGGTGGCAGCCGGGGCGCCTTCGGCCGTGGCCGGGGCGACCGCGGCCACCTCGTCCTCGTCCTCGTCGATCGAGGCATCCATGCGCTCCACCGCCTGCAGCTTCTCGTCCTTGGACAGGCGGATCAGGGTGACGCCCTGGGTGTTGCGGCCCACGCGGCTGATTTCCGAACCGCGCGTGCGCACCAGCGTGCCGCCATCGGAGATCAGCAGCACTTCATCGCTGGAGCCCATCAGCACCGCGGCGACCAGCTTGCCGTTGCGCTCGGTGGTCTGGATGCCGATCACGCCCTGGGTACCACGCCCCTTGCGCGGATAGTCCGGCAGCGGGGTGCGCTTGCCGTAACCGTTCTCGGTGGCGGTGAGGATGTACTGCAGGTTGGCGTCGTCGGCACCGTCGATCACCGCATCGCCATTGGCGACCGCTTCCTCGATACCGTTGTCGTCCTCGTTCTCGTCCTCGGCACCACCGGCACTCTCGGCCACGATCAGGCTGACCACTTCCTCGCCGGGCGGCATCCTGATGCCGCGCACGCCGGTGGCGGTACGGCCCATCGAGCGGACCTTGTCCTCGCCGAAACGCACGGTCTTGCCGTTGGAGGCGAACAGCAGGATGTCACGCTCGCCATCGGTCAGGCCGACGCCAACCAGCGCATCGCCCTCGTCAAGGTTGATCGCGATCTTGCCGCGGGCCAGACGGAAGGCGAATTCGCCCAGCGGGGTCTTCTTGACCGTGCCGTTCTTCGTGGCGAAGAACACGAACTGGCCATCGGCGTATTCGCGCACCGGCAACACGGCCTGTACGCGCTCACCCGGTTCCAGCGGAATCCAGTTGATGATCGGCCGGCCGCGTGCGTTGGAGCCGGCTTCGGGCAGCTGGTACACCGGCAGCCAGAACACCTTGCCTGAACTGGTGAAGGTCAACAGGGTGTCGTGCGTGTTGACCAGCCACAGCTGTTCGATGAAATCCTCTTCCTTGGTCGCCGCCGCGCTGCGGCCACGGCCGCCACGACGCTGGGCGCGGTAGGCGCTGACCGGCTGGCGCTTGACGTAGCCGGCGTGCGACAGGGTGACCACCACGTCTTCCGGGGCGATCAGGTCGAGGATGTCCAGGTCTTCTTCGCTGTGGCGGATCTCGGTGCGACGCTCGTCGCCGAACTCGGCCTTGACGCTGACCAGCTCCTCGCGGATCACCTGCAGCAGGCGATCGGGATCTTCCAGGATGTGGATCAGACCGGCGATCACTTCCAGCAGCTGCTTGTACTCGTCGGTCAGGCGATCCTGCTCCAGCCCGGTCAGGCGGTGCAGGCGCATTTCCAGGATCTGGGTGGCCTGGATCTCGGTCAGCTGGTAGCCGCCCTCGATCAGGCCCACGCCCTTGGGCAGGTCCTCCGGGCGCGAGGCCTCGGCACCGGCAGCACCCAGCATGGCCCCGACCAGGCCCGGCTCCCACAGGCGGGCGAGCATGCGT harbors:
- a CDS encoding membrane-bound PQQ-dependent dehydrogenase, glucose/quinate/shikimate family — encoded protein: MSATPQSAPAPVRRHPLVTVLSLLLVILGLVIGGLGAWLFQLGGSAYYLIAGCGLLASGILLWLNRRSGALLYALVFVGTLLWTGWESGSDYWRWVPRLGLVTALGIVLALLTPTLRAPLSKRLSRSIAAVLLLVFVGAFALAFSPHGSVDGHAPFPEAAFSAGLEPTRDTTGLQPADQPAEGDWPAWGRSNAATRFSPLQQITPANVATLQLAWQFRTGDLPKKRWGAETTPLKIGDRLYLCTARNRLIALEASTGKALWRFDPKVKDASIPYTAACRGVSYYEQPAVPVFADAALADVAADLALPLPPPSVRPGAAAGARPACWARVIEGTLDGRIIAVDADSGRPCVNFGNNGQIDITLDMGEVPPGYVSITSPPAIVRGVIVTGHQVLDGQRRDAPSGVIQAYDAITGKLRWAWDMERPERTGPPPREQVYTRGTPNMWTTATGDEQLGLVYLPLGNAAGDYWSGSRSEQQNRYATSLVALDVATGKPVWHFQAVRKDVWDYDLGSQASLIDFPTAAGKVPAILLPTKQGDLYILDRRNGRLLTPAEERRVPQGGVEPEQRSPTQLFSLYHTLRREQPLTERDMWGITPIDQLVCRIQFRRAHYQGFYTPPTSDRHSIEYPGYNGGSDWGGVAIDTRRGVIVANYNDMPNYNRLVPRAEADRRGWLPREQIRADRGAGEGAGDPQVGTPYAIDVNAGWRLPLTGLSCKQPPYGGIRAIDLRTGTLLWDRPFGSARGNGPFGIRSGLPIEIGTPNNGGAVITASGLVFIAAATDDLLRAIDLKTGRELWHARLPAGGQATPMIYEQGGRQYVVIVAAGHHFMETRPGDYVMAFALPEH
- the gyrA gene encoding DNA gyrase subunit A, whose product is MAETAKEIIQVNLEDEMRKSYLDYAMSVIVGRALPDARDGLKPVHRRVLYAMNELNAHSNKPYFKSARIVGDVIGKYHPHGDQSVYDTLVRLAQPFSLRYMLVDGQGNFGSIDGDSAAAMRYTEARMSRLAHELMADIDKETVDFQPNYDEKELEPTVMPTRFPNLLVNGSAGIAVGMATNIPPHNLSESINACIALIDNPEIDVDGLMEYIPGPDFPTAGIINGTAGIVAGYRTGRGRVRIRAKADIEVADNGRESIIVTEIPYQVNKARLIEKIAELVKEKKIEGISELRDESDKDGMRIYIEIKRGESAEVVLNNLYQQTQMESVFGINMVALVDGRPQLMNLKQMLEAFVRHRREVVTRRTVFELRKARARAHVLEGLTVALANIDEMIELIKTSPNPNEARERMLARLWEPGLVGAMLGAAGAEASRPEDLPKGVGLIEGGYQLTEIQATQILEMRLHRLTGLEQDRLTDEYKQLLEVIAGLIHILEDPDRLLQVIREELVSVKAEFGDERRTEIRHSEEDLDILDLIAPEDVVVTLSHAGYVKRQPVSAYRAQRRGGRGRSAAATKEEDFIEQLWLVNTHDTLLTFTSSGKVFWLPVYQLPEAGSNARGRPIINWIPLEPGERVQAVLPVREYADGQFVFFATKNGTVKKTPLGEFAFRLARGKIAINLDEGDALVGVGLTDGERDILLFASNGKTVRFGEDKVRSMGRTATGVRGIRMPPGEEVVSLIVAESAGGAEDENEDDNGIEEAVANGDAVIDGADDANLQYILTATENGYGKRTPLPDYPRKGRGTQGVIGIQTTERNGKLVAAVLMGSSDEVLLISDGGTLVRTRGSEISRVGRNTQGVTLIRLSKDEKLQAVERMDASIDEDEDEVAAVAPATAEGAPAATGSEDAAQE